In Littorina saxatilis isolate snail1 linkage group LG8, US_GU_Lsax_2.0, whole genome shotgun sequence, a single genomic region encodes these proteins:
- the LOC138974459 gene encoding uncharacterized protein, whose amino-acid sequence MYACVLIPKSLSLVLTLDPNPRHVLEMSAAVWSNRNLHPGCLLYPGEGELRLDKLEIFSVVPDDDVRREFGCYDVIQDVDGQDVRHCNWVRFVKVSSNPDDVNVIGSKFKGEVFYQVIKHVKPNDELVVLFHTNAMTSSPEKVTSSNIMPSSAEKVTSSNIMPSSPAKVPSSNTLEVTARANTFPQDFETESKVEEDDSIDVGVEETEMFSHEDDDDDRMEKKAEDCFADQRMEAQKTDETEMMVTIKEESILEGNDSAETDVGFFSDSKGDNSGEYSDDRGNNRPDSDGGNSEHSDESDDKKDFHHSTESELSSPTDLRVTPSDLPETMPCQVTSPRVLAPESTPSLPLDVAPVRRSRERTWWPCDTCPKKFDRPSLLKRHIRTHTGEKPHACDVCGKAFSTSSSLNTHRRIHSGEKPHQCPICGKRFTASSNLYYHRMTHNKEKPHKCTLCAKSFPTPGDLKSHMYVHSGSWPYRCHVCNRGFSKHTNLNNHLLLHTGDKPHECTQCGKRFALQCNLKTHLKTHEVDQATSCSQCGVLFSDKDHKMTDGTCSRCFDPQQSPCPPGKTGPKHAHRDPRDPAKPSKRSPSDFSINKITDPSKASSNNNRNSPPDVYPGMPLSSSSVASPFAPFYGHRPWMMAAGSSPVMQKTSSPATMQYTSSPTMMACVMKDMAASLPGYALFGGKTSTPVSGFMSPDVLARGGGFLPAAHAPSPFLLTPRSGWKQQQSLAQGL is encoded by the exons ATGTACGCCTGTGTGCTGATCCCGAAGAGCCTGAGCCTGGTGCTGACTCTTGACCCCAACCCCCGCCACGTGCTGGAGATGTCTGCCGCTGTCTGGAGCAACCGCAACCTCCACCCCGGCTGCCTCCTCTACCCCGGTGAGGGCGAGCTGAGACTGGACAAGCTGGAGATCTTCTCTGTGGTGCCTGACGATGAT GTCAGACGTGAGTTTGGTTGCTATGACGTCATTCAGGATGTCGACGGGCAGGATGTGCGTCACTGTAACTGGGTCCGTTTTGTCAAAGTGTCCAGCAATCCGGACGATGTCAACGTCATCGGGTCAAAGTTCAAAGGTGAAGTGTTCTACCAGGTCATCAAACACGTCAAACCCAACGACGAGCTTGTCGTCCTGTTCCACACCAATGCTATGACGTCATCTCCAGAGAAAGTGACATCGTCGAACATTATGCCGTCATCTGCAGAGaaagtgacgtcatcaaacataATGCCGTCATCTCCAGCGAAGGTGCCTTCCTCGAACACTTTGGAAGTTACCGCCAGGGCTAACACATTCCCGCAGGATTTTGAAACAGAGAGCAAAGTAGAGGAAGATGATAGCATCGATGTAGGTGTTGAGGAAACGGAGATGTTTTCGCACgaagatgacgacgatgacagAATGGAGAAGAAAGCAGAAGATTGTTTTGCAGACCAAAGGATGGAAGCGCAAAAGACAGATGAGACGGAGATGATGGTGACAATCAAGGAAG AATCAATCCTTGAAGGCAACGACTCAGCAGAAACAGACGTGGGATTTTTCTCCGATAGCAAGGGGGACAACTCAGGCGAGTACTCAGACGACAGGGGCAACAACCGACCAGACAGCGACGGGGGTAACTCTGAACATTCCGATGAGAGCGACGACAAAAAAGACTTTCACCACTCCACGGAAAGCGAACTCTCGTCGCCCACCGATCTCCGCGTCACGCCGTCAGAT CTACCAGAGACTATGCCATGTCAAGTGACTTCTCCGAGAGTCCTCGCCCCTGAATCCACTCCGTCCCTGCCGCTAGATGTCGCCCCGGTGCGCAGGTCACGTGAGCGAACATGGTGGCCGTGTGACACGTGCCCCAAGAAATTCGACAGACCGTCCTTGCTCAAGAGACACATTCGTACACACACAG GCGAAAAACCCCATGCATGTGATGTTTGCGGGAAGGCGTTTTCCACGTCATCGTCTCTCAACACTCACCGCAGAATACACTCCGGAGAGAAGCCACACCAGTGTCCCATCTGTGGGAAGCGGTTCACCGCGTCGTCCAACCTCTACTACCACCGCATGACCCACAACAAG GAGAAGCCCCACAAGTGCACGCTGTGCGCCAAGTCGTTCCCCACGCCGGGCGACCTCAAGAGTCACATGTACGTCCACAGCGGGTCCTGGCCCTACAGGTGTCACGTCTGTAACAGGGGCTTCAGCAAGCACACCAACCTCAACAACCATCTCTTGCTGCACACAG GTGACAAACCTCACGAGTGCACCCAGTGCGGCAAGCGGTTCGCTCTGCAGTGCAACCTCAAGACACATCTCAAGACACACGAAG TGGACCAGGCGACGTCGTGCAGCCAGTGCGGCGTGCTGTTCTCAGACAAGGACCACAAGATGACGGACGGCACGTGCTCGCGCTGCTTTGACCCTCAACAGTCCCCCTGTCCTCCAGGCAAGACCGGACCCAAACACGCCCACAGGGACCCCAGGGACCCCGCCAAGCCCAGCAAACGATCTCCCAGCGACTTCAGCATCAACAAGATCACCGACCCCTCCAAAGcctccagcaacaacaacaggaacTCTCCGCCCGACGTGTATCCCGGCATGCCCCTTTCTTCCTCCTCAGTCGCCTCCCCTTTCGCGCCGTTTTACGGTCATCGCCCTTGGATGATGGCGGCCGGAAGCTCTCCCGTCATGCAAAAGACGTCATCGCCGGCTACGATGCAGTACACGTCATCACCGACCATGATGGCGTGTGTGATGAAAGACATGGCTGCGTCACTTCCGGGCTACGCGCTGTTCGGTGGGAAAACTTCAACGCCAGTTTCTGGCTTCATGTCCCCTGATGTTCTGGCTCGTGGTGGCGGTTTCCTGCCTGCTGCGCATGCGCCGTCTCCGTTTCTGCTGACTCCCAGGTCCGGGTGGAAACAGCAACAGTCTCTGGCGCAGGGATTGTAG
- the LOC138972541 gene encoding uncharacterized protein, with the protein MKGDTLGSTNKTQSPSQSSSMETSGKKESPGFSIDQSILDQKEKPLLSEEWQFSKTFSTQGGTLDWPKHSDVKLKIPTGAIKGPEGVKISGAVSVNLEEIHTKLKLLETQYIAGPVVEYSAGDADFRFKKPVEIILPHFIETSAKGRMFVTVYEFSQKRELEIKELEEIPVPEQSQDGGTPQTDASDPVGRYWFGENNRVHLLVDHFSGYCLVAGCENLPPENLQLDLYAEHSGNGNRRVAVRLVIRNEKLAVIKDFDKAQNQVANVKRMTKVDSQILRKLNPSPTWRAHRCVCAWCRPWKPLISGNIAKKRMGMCLSPHKIGFLSRPSCLASAGA; encoded by the exons ATGAAGGGTGACACGCTGGGTTcaacgaacaaaacacaatcCCCATCTCAGTCATCAAGCATGGAGACTTCAGGCAAGAAGGAGTCCCCTGGGTTCAGTATTGATCAGAGCATCTTGGATCAAAAAGAAAAGCCGCTACTGAGCGAGGAGTGGCAGTTCAGCAAAACGTTCAGCACCCAAGGCGGCACTTTGGACTGGCCCAAACACTCCGACGTGAAACTCAAGATTCCGACCGGAGCGATCAAGGGACCAGAGGGTGTGAAAATATCAGGAGCTGTCTCGGTTAATCTGGAGGAAATTCACACTAAGCTGAAACTGCTGGAGACGCAGTACATCGCAGGACCGGTTGTTGAGTATTCTGCTGGAGACGCAGACTTTCGGTTCAAAAAACCCGTGGAGATCATTCTTCCCCACTTCATCGAAACCAGCGCTAAAGGGCGAATGTTCGTCACTGTCTATGAATTTAGCCAGAAACGCGAGCTGGAGATCAAAGAACTGGAAGAAATACCTGTCCCCGAGCAGAGCCAAGATGGCGGGACCCCTCAGACTGACGCCTCAGACCCTGTGGGACGATATTGGTTTGGCGAAAACAACAGAGTCCACCTGCTGGTTGACCACTTCAGTGGCTACTGCCTGGTCGCCGGCTGCGAAAATCTCCCCCCTGAAAACCTGCAACTTGACCTGTACGCCGAACACTCGGGGAATGGAAACAGGAGAGTTGCGGTCAGGCTTGTCATAAGGAACGAGAAACTCGCGGTCATCAAAGATTTTGATAAg GCCCAGAATCAGGTAGCCAACGTCAAGCGGATGACAAAGGTCGATTCCCAGATTCTACGGAAGCTGAACCCGAGCCCGACGTGGCGGGcacacaggtgtgtgtgtgcttggtgCAGGCCATGGAAACCGCTCATCTCTGGGAACATCGCAAAGAAGAGGATGGGAATGTGCCTTTCCCCGCACAAAAT TGGGTTCCTCTCGAGACCTTCGTGTCTTGCAAGTGCCGGCGCCTGA